A genome region from Cucurbita pepo subsp. pepo cultivar mu-cu-16 chromosome LG02, ASM280686v2, whole genome shotgun sequence includes the following:
- the LOC111788047 gene encoding thaumatin-like protein 1: MATQISFILCLLTVQISISAVLSTTFSIVNKCDYTVWPGILSNAGVSPLPTTGFVLAAGESQTISAPASWGGRFWGRTHCSQDSTGKFSCLTGDCGSDKVECSGNGAKPPATLAEFTLDGAGGLDFFDVSLVDGYNIPMLVVPQGGTGEKCASTGCVVDLNGACPSELKLTSVDDGKSIACKSACEAFNQPQFCCSGAYATPDTCNPSPYSQAFKNACPRAYSYAYDDLTSTFTCLNADYIITFCPSPNTSQKSTETHNANTPVINGGNGGNGTMVYEGAAFDLSSASRTTLRHILGVVVATVAVLQMWQLF; encoded by the exons ATGGCTACccaaatttcattcatattaTGTCTCCTGACTGTCCAAATTTCAATCTCAG CTGTATTGTCCACCACTTTCAGCATCGTAAATAAATGTGATTACACAGTTTGGCCGGGAATTCTCTCAAACGCCGGAGTTTCACCCCTTCCGACAACCGGCTTCGTCCTTGCCGCCGGCGAGTCTCAAACTATCTCCGCTCCCGCGTCTTGGGGCGGTCGGTTCTGGGGAAGAACTCACTGCTCCCAAGACTCCACCGGAAAATTCTCTTGCCTCACTGGAGACTGTGGCTCTGACAAGGTTGAGTGCAGTGGAAACGGTGCAAAGCCGCCGGCAACTCTGGCGGAGTTCACCCTTGACGGCGCCGGCGGGCTGGATTTCTTCGACGTGAGTTTGGTTGACGGTTACAACATCCCTATGCTCGTGGTCCCACAGGGCGGTACCGGGGAGAAGTGCGCGAGCACGGGATGTGTGGTGGATTTGAACGGCGCGTGTCCTTCAGAGCTCAAGCTTACGAGCGTGGACGACGGAAAGAGCATCGCTTGTAAAAGCGCGTGTGAAGCTTTTAACCAACCACAATTCTGTTGTAGTGGCGCGTACGCCACTCCCGATACTTGCAATCCCTCTCCGTATTCGCAAGCGTTTAAAAACGCGTGCCCACGCGCTTACAGCTACGCTTACGACGATTTAACCAGCACGTTTACATGTCTCAACGCCGACTATATCATCACATTTTGCCCCTCGCCCAACACTAG TCAGAAATCAACGGAAACTCACAACGCAAACACGCCAGTGATCAATGGCGGCAATGGCGGCAATGGCACAATGGTTTACGAAGGGGCTGCGTTTGATCTAAGCAGCGCGTCGAGAACAACGCTCCGCCACATTCTAGGCGTAGTTGTTGCCACGGTGGCAGTCCTGCAAATGTGGCAACTCTTTTGA